Within Campylobacter jejuni, the genomic segment TTTTTATGGGCTTGTGAGAATTTACTTGATAAAGATTTAAATAAACCTTTTGAAAAATTAGAACCTTTAAGTTTAAATAAACAAAATGAGTTTTTACTTAAGGCTTATTATAAAGTTTATCAAAGTATTAAGCATTGTAGAGATTTTAATAAAATTCTAAGTAATGATTTTGAAAATATACAAAGTATATATTTGAGTTTAAATGAAAAAGAAGAGGATATCAATTTAGCTATTGAAAAAATAGATGAGTTTAAAAACAAACTTGAAGATATAAAACAAATGCAAGATTTGTATGATATCTTGCAATCTTTATTCATACAATTTGAACTTAATCTTGCTAGAATTTATGTTTTAAATCCTAAAACCAAAGAAGATGCTTTTAATAAAAGTATTCTTTGGATAAAAGAACATTTAGAATTTATGGAATTAGTTTATGGACATATTAAAGCACAAGAAAATGCTTTGATTAAAAATATACTTCCTTTAGAAGAAAAACTTAAAGAAAGAAAATTAGATAAATGGATGGAAAGGGTGAGAAGGTGAGAAAAAAGGAAATTAATTTTGAAAAAAATATCAAAGCTTTAAGTGGCTCTGAGTATGATAATCTACGCAAAAAGCTTCAAGATCTTAAAGAACTTAAACATTTTAGTTTTACCCAAGGAAAAGATAATCTTGATATCAATATCATCAAAAAAAGAAATTTAAAAAAAATGTATCAAGATCCCATCAAAGAACTTGAAAAAAATTTAGAATATTTTAAAGATTTTACACGCTATCCTGTGCTTTTTTTTTATGGTTTTGGAAATGGAATTTTATATAAAATTCTACTTCAAAATCAAGCACTTAAAAGAATAATCATCTTTGAAAAAGAATTAGAACTTATCTTTTTGGCTTTAAATTTCATAGATTTTAGCAAAGATTTAAGCTTAGGGCGACTCATTATTTTACATCATGATGATATTAATCTTCCTAAAATGGATAAAGTTTTTCGTTTGATAGGGGATTTGTTTTATCGTTCTTATAACCTACACATTGCTAATGATTTTTATGAACACTATAAAGAAGATATTTTAAAACTTAATAAACTCAATATGCAAATCATCAAAAATCACAATCTTATGCGTGGAAATGATCCTAAAGATGCCATGCAAGGTATAGAACAATTTGTTTATAATCTTCCTGAAATGATTACCCATCCTAGTTATAAAGAATTACTTTCTAAAAGAAAGGGTATAAGTGATACAGCTATCATTGTTTCTACAGGACCATCTCTTACTAAACAACTTCCTTTGTTAAAAAAATATGCTAATAAAGCTACAATTTTTTGTGCGGATTCTTCTTATCCTATTTTAGCTAAACATGGTATAAAGCCTGATTATGTTTGCATGTTGGAACGCGATGAAATAGTAGCTGAATGTTTTAATAATGATTTTGGGGAATTGGATAAAGATATTATTTTTTTAATTGCTTCCTTGGTGCATAAAAAAACCATTTCTTATCTTGAAAAAAATCAAAGAAAATACATTTTAATTATAAAAGGCCAGCCTTTTGCTAGATACTTGGAACTAGACGATTATGGATATATTAACGCGGGTATGAGTGTATCTCATATGGCTTACGAACTGGCTGAAAATTTAGGACATAAAAACATCATTCTCATAGGTCAGGATTTAGCTTATGCCAAAGATGGACAAACACACTCTCAAGGTTTTATCCATGCTAATTTACATAATGGAGACTATGAAAGGGACTTAGATAGATTTAGCACTACAGCTTATGGAGGAAATGGAAAAGTTCAAAGTTCTGAAATTTGGACACTTTTTAGACAAATTTTTGAAAATTTCATTGCTTTTAGCAAAAGTAAAACTTATAATTGCACCGAAGGAGGTGCTAGAATAGAAAGCGCTATAGAAAAACCTTTTAAAGAACTTTGTGAAGATTTACTCGAAAATAAAAAAGATAAAAAATTTAAAAAATTACAAGTTTTAAATACTAAAGAACAAGTAAAACTCGGATTAAAAATCTATCAAAAAATCAAAAAAAATATGAATCTATCCTTGAATTTTAAAAAAGAGTGTAAAAAAGTTCAAAAACAAATTCACAATCTTACCCATGGAAAAAACAAGCTCTCTCTTGAACAAATAAATCAAAATATAGACAAAATCAAAGAAAAACTTTCAAATAAAAAATATCTCTTTTTGCAAGAAATTTTAGGCCCTACTTTACATCATGAACAAAGTATATTAACGCCTTTATATCTTAAAAATATCAAAGATGAATCTGATAAACAAAATAAACTTTTTGCTTGGGTTTATGCGCACGAAGCTTTGATGGAAAATATCATAGAACTTTTAGAAGCTCAAGATAAAAGACTTAAAATCGCTATTTTACCTTTGCAAGACTTCTTAGAAAAGAAAAAAGCACTTTAAAAGCTTAGATGCATAAAAGCATCTAAGAAATTATTGAAGAAGTTTTAAAACATTTTGCTGCACTGCATTAGCCTGACTCATAGCATAAGAACCTGACTGTGCAAGGATGTTATATTTAGAAAAATTTGCACTTTCAGCTGCAAAATCTACATCTCTTATGGTTGATTCGGCTGCTTTAACATTTACCTGAGTTACAGTGATGTTGTTTATAGTCACTTGAAGTTGATTTTGCACTGAACCAATGTCGGCTCTGATTTGATCAAGATTTGTTGTAGCTGTTTCAGCTATATCCATCACAGCCATAGCACCTTTAAGTGTAGTTACACCTGCTGTTTCATCTTTTACTCCAAAAGCAGTTGTTTTCATAGTTGCAAACTGAGAAAGATTTGATCCTGATGAAAAACCTGAACCTGCAGAAACATTATATACCTTAGAAAGTTGCGAAGCAGCTGAAATAGTTGTTGCATTAGCAGTAAGTACAGCAGAATAATTTTTGGTACTACCTACAGAATAACCTGAACCTGCCGAAAATCCACTTCCTGCAGCACTCATATAAGCACTGACAGAAGAATAAGCTAACACAACTCCTTTGTTTACAGAACCAAATCCCATAGCATCAGCGATATTAGCATCAAATCTTCCTTTTGATTCTCTTAAAGAAACAGAAGCTTGAGAGATAAATTGAGTTGTGCCAAAGCCTGCAGAAGAAAGACTGTTACCGCTGATTAAAATATCTTTACCATCATTTTTAACTAAAGACAAGCGGCCATAGTTTTCTTTCATATCAGTATTGATAAAGGCACCTCCACCTATATTACCATCGATTTTAATCCCTCTTCCTTCTCTTGAGCTAAGCAAAAGCTGTCCATTAGCATCGATTGAAGCTTCAACTCCAGTGGTATCTTTAACCGAATTGATTGCAGCAACTAAGGCTCCATTAGCATCACCATCTTTGTAATCTACTTGACCAATTTTTACCCCATTGATAGCAAAATCATCTGAAGTAGTTCCTGCTCTAACTGCAGCCATACCTCTAGTTTCTACTGTAAAAGTAGCTCTAACACCGGTTTGATCAGCACTTTTATTGATCTCTTCAGCTAAAGCTCCAAGTCCTGTTCCAACTGAAGTTGAAATCACAACTTTTTGAAACTTAAAATCATCTATACCATTGTAATTTTTAAGAGTAAATTGCACTTCACCACTAGATGAAATTCTTCCTCCTGTTTCAAAGCGTGTTAAACCTATCTTAGAAGATTGAGTTGCTCCTATGGTAGCTTTTACAGTTTGATTTGAACTAGCACCGATTTGAAATTCTTGATTGATAAAATTTCCACTTAAAAGTTGTTTACCGTTAAATGAAGTAGTATTTGCGATATTATCAAGTTCTTCCATTAAACGGTTGATATCTGCTTGAAGCATGGTTCTTGTTTTTAAACTTTGTCCATCTTGAGCTGCTTGAGTTGCCTTAGTTTTAATTGTATCTAAGATTTTAAGTTGCTCATCCATAGCCTTATCAGCAGTTTGTAAGATACCTATAGCATCATTACCATTGTTGATAGCTTGACCTAAAGTGGCTGCTTGTGAACGCAAAGAATCTGCTATCGCCATCCCTGAAGCATCATCTGCTGCGGAGTTGATTCTAAGACCTGAACTAAGTCTGCTTAAAGACTTATCCAGTTCTCTAGCATTAACAACTGAATTTGCATGTGCGTTTAATGCACCGATGTTGGTGTTTATCCTAAAACCCATTTTAAATCCTTTCAAAATATTGCATCGAAAAGATTAAAGCAAAAAGTGTTCCAAGTTTTAGTTTAATTAAAAATTTTAGAGTTTAAAATAAAAAAGCCTAGCATTAAACTAGGCTTTGATTTGTATATATTACAGCTTTTTAAACTACTGTAGTAATCTTAAAACATTTTGTTGAACAGAATTAGCCTGTGCCATGGCATAAGAGCCGCTTTGAGCTAAGATATTTGCTTTAGAGTAGTTTGCACTCTCGGCTGCAAAGTCTACATCACGGATTTGCGATTCTGCTGCTTTAACATTTACCTGAGTTACAGTGATGTTGTTTATAGTTGATGTAACTTGATTTTGCACCGAACCAATGTCGGCTCTGATTTGATCAAGATTTGTTGTAGCTGTTTCAGCTATATCCATCACAGCCATAGCACCTTTAAGTGTAGTTACACCTGCTGTTTCATCTTTTACTCCAAAAGCAGTTGTTTTCATAGTTGCAAACTGAGAAAGATTTGATCCTGATGAAAAACCTGAACCTGCAGAAACATTATATACCTTAGAAAGTTGCGAAGCAGCTGAAATAGTTATTGTATTAGCAGAAAGTATAGCAGAATAATTTTTGGTACTACCTACAGAATAACCTGAACCTGCCGAAAATCCACTTCCTGCAGCACTCATATAAGCACTGACAGAAGAATAAGCTAACACAACTCCTTTGTTTACAGAACCAAATCCCATAGCATCAGCGATATTAGCATCAATTTGTCCTTTTGATTCTCTTAAAGAAACAGAAGCTTGAGAGATAAATTGAGTTGTGCCAAAGCCTGCAGAAGAAAGACTGTTACCGCTGATTAAAATATCTTTACCATCATTTTTAACTAAAGACAAGCGGCCATAGTTTTCTTTCATATCAGTATTGATAAAGGCACCTCCACCTATATTACCTTCGATTTTAATCCCTCTTCCTTCTCTTGAGCTAAGCAAAAGTTGTCCATTAGCATCGATTGAAGCTTCAACTC encodes:
- the pseE gene encoding motility associated factor glycosyltransferase family protein; this translates as MDGKGEKVRKKEINFEKNIKALSGSEYDNLRKKLQDLKELKHFSFTQGKDNLDINIIKKRNLKKMYQDPIKELEKNLEYFKDFTRYPVLFFYGFGNGILYKILLQNQALKRIIIFEKELELIFLALNFIDFSKDLSLGRLIILHHDDINLPKMDKVFRLIGDLFYRSYNLHIANDFYEHYKEDILKLNKLNMQIIKNHNLMRGNDPKDAMQGIEQFVYNLPEMITHPSYKELLSKRKGISDTAIIVSTGPSLTKQLPLLKKYANKATIFCADSSYPILAKHGIKPDYVCMLERDEIVAECFNNDFGELDKDIIFLIASLVHKKTISYLEKNQRKYILIIKGQPFARYLELDDYGYINAGMSVSHMAYELAENLGHKNIILIGQDLAYAKDGQTHSQGFIHANLHNGDYERDLDRFSTTAYGGNGKVQSSEIWTLFRQIFENFIAFSKSKTYNCTEGGARIESAIEKPFKELCEDLLENKKDKKFKKLQVLNTKEQVKLGLKIYQKIKKNMNLSLNFKKECKKVQKQIHNLTHGKNKLSLEQINQNIDKIKEKLSNKKYLFLQEILGPTLHHEQSILTPLYLKNIKDESDKQNKLFAWVYAHEALMENIIELLEAQDKRLKIAILPLQDFLEKKKAL
- a CDS encoding flagellin A is translated as MGFRINTNIGALNAHANSVVNARELDKSLSRLSSGLRINSAADDASGMAIADSLRSQAATLGQAINNGNDAIGILQTADKAMDEQLKILDTIKTKATQAAQDGQSLKTRTMLQADINRLMEELDNIANTTSFNGKQLLSGNFINQEFQIGASSNQTVKATIGATQSSKIGLTRFETGGRISSSGEVQFTLKNYNGIDDFKFQKVVISTSVGTGLGALAEEINKSADQTGVRATFTVETRGMAAVRAGTTSDDFAINGVKIGQVDYKDGDANGALVAAINSVKDTTGVEASIDANGQLLLSSREGRGIKIDGNIGGGAFINTDMKENYGRLSLVKNDGKDILISGNSLSSAGFGTTQFISQASVSLRESKGRFDANIADAMGFGSVNKGVVLAYSSVSAYMSAAGSGFSAGSGYSVGSTKNYSAVLTANATTISAASQLSKVYNVSAGSGFSSGSNLSQFATMKTTAFGVKDETAGVTTLKGAMAVMDIAETATTNLDQIRADIGSVQNQLQVTINNITVTQVNVKAAESTIRDVDFAAESANFSKYNILAQSGSYAMSQANAVQQNVLKLLQ
- a CDS encoding flagellin A — protein: MGFRINTNVAALNAKANADLNSKSLDASLSRLSSGLRINSAADDASGMAIADSLRSQAATLGQAINNGNDAIGILQTADKAMDEQLKILDTIKTKATQAAQDGQSLKTRTMLQADINRLMEELDNIANTTSFNGKQLLSGNFINQEFQIGASSNQTVKATIGATQSSKIGLTRFETGGRISSSGEVQFTLKNYNGIDDFKFQKVVISTSVGTGLGALAEEINKSADQTGVRATFTVETRGMAAVRAGTTSDDFAINGVKIGQVDYKDGDANGALVAAINSVKDTTGVEASIDANGQLLLSSREGRGIKIEGNIGGGAFINTDMKENYGRLSLVKNDGKDILISGNSLSSAGFGTTQFISQASVSLRESKGQIDANIADAMGFGSVNKGVVLAYSSVSAYMSAAGSGFSAGSGYSVGSTKNYSAILSANTITISAASQLSKVYNVSAGSGFSSGSNLSQFATMKTTAFGVKDETAGVTTLKGAMAVMDIAETATTNLDQIRADIGSVQNQVTSTINNITVTQVNVKAAESQIRDVDFAAESANYSKANILAQSGSYAMAQANSVQQNVLRLLQ